AACCACACCCCCTGCGTGGTGCAGGTGCACACGCTCACCGGggccttcctcttctccctcgaGTCCCAGACCACCATCGGCTACGGCTTCCGCTACATCAGCGAGGAGTGCCCGCTGGCCATCGTGCTGCTGATCGCCCAGCTGGTGCTCACCACCATCCTGGAAATCTTCATCACGGGCACCTTCCTGGCGAAGATCGCGCGGCCCAAGAAGCGGGCCGAGACCATCCGTTTCAGCCAGCACGCGGTCGTGGCCGCCCACAACGGGAAGCCCTGCCTCATGATCCGCGTTGCCAACATGCGGAAGAGCCTCCTCATCGGCTGCCAGGTGACAGGCAAACTGCTCCAGACCCACCAGACCAAAGAGGGCGAGAACATCCGGCTCAACCAGGTCAACGTGACTTTCCAGGTGGACACGGCCTCGGACAGCCCCTTCCTCATTCTGCCCCTCACCTTCTACCACGTGGTAGATGAGACCAGCCCCTTGAAAGACCTCCCCCTTCGCAGCGGGGAGGGGGACTTCGAGCTGGTGCTGATCCTAAGCGGGACGGTGGAATCCACCAGCGCCACCTGCCAGGTGCGCACCTCCTACCTGCCGGAGGAGATCCTCTGGGGCTACGAGTTCACGCCCGCCATCTCGCTGTCAGCCAGCGGCAAATACGTAGCTGACTTCAGCCTTTTTGACCAGGTCGTGAAGGTGGCCCCTCCCAGCGGCCTCCGCGACAGCGCGGTGCGCTACGGAGACCCCGAGAAGCTCAAGCTGGAGGAGTCCTTAAGGGAGCAAGCGGAGAAGGAGGGTAGTGCCCTCAGTGTGCGTATCAGCAACGTCTGATGgcccgcggcccccgcccccccccccccccctgtctCTCTGGTCTCTCCTCTTTCGGCAGCCCGGGTGAGGGCTGTCACCCAGGCTAGCTGGAGAGCCCCCGGAAGCACCCATTCTCCACTCCCTCTGCTTTAACCTGGCGGGCCCGTGGGTAGGCGAGGCCAACTGGAGTCCGAGCTTTCCTTCCATCGGCCCCttcagcccaccccacccctccccaaggTACGCAACTCCCCGACACCaggatgggggaaggagagggaagattAAGGCTGAGGTGGCTCAGGACGCATCGGCCACGCTTGGAGACTCACATCAGGACCACGCAGTTGGATGGATAGACTCCCCGcgccccccccgccaccaccgccaccacgAAGTTTGGTGACCTGGGGCCGGAGCCCCCACCCGCCTCTAATTTCCCACCCAGCTAGTTCCCTAAGGCAAGACTCTGATGGTTGTTTTGGAGTCCGCGCCCTCAGAAATACGGGAATCCGGAATTAATTGATCCTGGGTTCTCTACCAACCCCTGTTGAAAGGAGTCAGGGTTTCTCATAGCGTAATTTCTGCTGGCACATTCTGACTAGAACCTTGGTCACCCCCGTTTTCCTTTCTATCTTCTCCAGTGGACCCCGTCTTAGGATACCCAGTTTTCTCACAAAGCCGCCTCTTCTCTCAGAGAATAGAGGTTGACGTGCGCCCATCCCGGAATCTGAACCCTTCGGTGTGGAGTGACGAATGCAGAGCCCTCGTCCAAAGCCCTGACCCTATCCTCCAGacagccctggggggggggggggaggatctgTCTCCTGTGCCCCGTGGATGGGATGGCCCTTGCCGGTATGTTCCCAACCCCCACGGAAAGGTCTGGAAATGGTGTTCCAGGTACTTACAGGGCACAGATTCCCAAGGAAAGCGACATTAACCCTACCATGCAGGATGAGTACATTCTCAGACCTCCAGACTGCTGTGTGGAGCCTCTGGGAACTGGGGGTGCTTTATGAGGGTTTGGGCTGGGGCAGAACTCTGGCTGGCGGACACCATTCTCCCTGTCACCTTTCTGAGGTGTCAGCTGTTTCACTAGGcagtgctgggagggagggagactatACTTCCTGACCCAACCACCGGGGTCTCCCTGAGCCATTCCCGAGACTTGGGCAAAGTGGGCACGGGTCCCGTCTCCACTCCCCTCTGCCGTGAAGAGGAAGAAGTTAAAGGGTACGCTTTAGATCAACCTCAGGCCAGTCCTTGTTCCCTGGTGGGGACTGTGGGAGGGGCCAAGAAGGGCGTTTGGGCACCAGAACGTTCTCTAAAGCCCCAAACCCCAAGAGTGCCTCCTGGTCTCATGTAGGTGCCAAGGAACTGCCCCCGTGCCCCCACGGTGGCTTGGCATAGAGTCCTTGTGCGAATGCAGTGGCAGTTTGTTAAGATGGACTCAGCCAACCGTGATGAGCTCCAACACTCGCACAGGCCGTGGACACGCGTCTGCGTGCCGAGCTTCGGAGAAACGCACGGTTCTGAGGCTGGACCTGTGGTCACGGCTCACGCGACTGCACCAGGCCCCCTTCTACGCAGCTCTCCTTGAACTCAACTCCATTTTGAAACTGAAGACCCTTCGTTCTTCCCTGACCGTAAACCCCACCAACGCTCCCTAGCTCTCAAGGAAACGAGAACCAGAAAAACTTGAAAATCTGATACACAGAACAGAAGGCAAAGAGCCAGTTTCTGGGCTCTCGACTTTATTCAACGTTAGACTTACCTGATTTCTTTCTGTGTGTAAGGGCCCAAAATActggagtgtgtgcgtgtgtgcatgtgtgcgtgcgtgtaccTTCTCCATCAGCAAGCCATCCTGTGCTAGTTTCTTCTGTGCACGGCTGT
Above is a window of Neofelis nebulosa isolate mNeoNeb1 chromosome 15, mNeoNeb1.pri, whole genome shotgun sequence DNA encoding:
- the KCNJ10 gene encoding ATP-sensitive inward rectifier potassium channel 10 isoform X3, with protein sequence MTSVAKVYYSQTTQTESRPLVGPGVRRRRVLTKDGRSNVRMEHIADKRFLYLKDLWTTFIDMQWRYKLLLFSATFAGTWFLFGVVWYLVAVAHGDLLELGPPANHTPCVVQVHTLTGAFLFSLESQTTIGYGFRYISEECPLAIVLLIAQLVLTTILEIFITGTFLAKIARPKKRAETIRFSQHAVVAAHNGKPCLMIRVANMRKSLLIGCQVTGKLLQTHQTKEGENIRLNQVNVTFQVDTASDSPFLILPLTFYHVVDETSPLKDLPLRSGEGDFELVLILSGTVESTSATCQVRTSYLPEEILWGYEFTPAISLSASGKYVADFSLFDQVVKVAPPSGLRDSAVRYGDPEKLKLEESLREQAEKEGSALSVRISNV
- the KCNJ10 gene encoding ATP-sensitive inward rectifier potassium channel 10 isoform X1; this translates as MQALGGQRRGRGVPSAHSSVPHARAGPAAARLRSSSTGLIYAETHRHTLIYAAPYTDPTRTLERMCPDLGPPATHTSLHASPGGEGGCHRCPGCTQAVSPCEKEDGRHPLNLVPDSSRIYKCLVSAFMPLLPHSCLRAGKMTSVAKVYYSQTTQTESRPLVGPGVRRRRVLTKDGRSNVRMEHIADKRFLYLKDLWTTFIDMQWRYKLLLFSATFAGTWFLFGVVWYLVAVAHGDLLELGPPANHTPCVVQVHTLTGAFLFSLESQTTIGYGFRYISEECPLAIVLLIAQLVLTTILEIFITGTFLAKIARPKKRAETIRFSQHAVVAAHNGKPCLMIRVANMRKSLLIGCQVTGKLLQTHQTKEGENIRLNQVNVTFQVDTASDSPFLILPLTFYHVVDETSPLKDLPLRSGEGDFELVLILSGTVESTSATCQVRTSYLPEEILWGYEFTPAISLSASGKYVADFSLFDQVVKVAPPSGLRDSAVRYGDPEKLKLEESLREQAEKEGSALSVRISNV
- the KCNJ10 gene encoding ATP-sensitive inward rectifier potassium channel 10 isoform X2 — translated: MPLLPHSCLRAGKMTSVAKVYYSQTTQTESRPLVGPGVRRRRVLTKDGRSNVRMEHIADKRFLYLKDLWTTFIDMQWRYKLLLFSATFAGTWFLFGVVWYLVAVAHGDLLELGPPANHTPCVVQVHTLTGAFLFSLESQTTIGYGFRYISEECPLAIVLLIAQLVLTTILEIFITGTFLAKIARPKKRAETIRFSQHAVVAAHNGKPCLMIRVANMRKSLLIGCQVTGKLLQTHQTKEGENIRLNQVNVTFQVDTASDSPFLILPLTFYHVVDETSPLKDLPLRSGEGDFELVLILSGTVESTSATCQVRTSYLPEEILWGYEFTPAISLSASGKYVADFSLFDQVVKVAPPSGLRDSAVRYGDPEKLKLEESLREQAEKEGSALSVRISNV